In Marinicella rhabdoformis, a genomic segment contains:
- a CDS encoding FG-GAP repeat domain-containing protein yields MNKQLPLLALLSSTFVFAQEDTLKANAKYTQYSRATSVKSADMNGDELNDIVIASDHFTGVSIYLNQGGMKFILDTKFNQQQFAGGFSIKDFDNDGDFDIWVTESFGENDSAQNTIYLNDGTGGFDKTLISVKENYSQRNAQVHSGDFDGNGTEDVLVVYDQYLGSADLFINRGSGQFSQKETGFSDVFEDALNVDLGDFDGDGDIDIWSANDWVTVYLNNGTAGFDVENPVTGLASTPYHGRFILKDINNDGLIDFQTFSTQYMLPRYINKGNGVFESGSVAGYFGYPGIQNGVFLDVDSDGDLDLWYTHELDLRSRVIKTSASGAVDYSLDEIYFDDSQVFHSVASDFDGDGDEDVISVGYHGLSVWKQVAPEQFEKMSQADINGKWGVFRNTALLDMNNDGNKDLILVGDSGIKVAEGRGRTGFGPLQSWTEHVVSAFHATDINKDGWGDLVVIDKSKGAYLLINDKNNSFEQFELSLPGQLDWSDPFSNNMIPADPFKVKAFDLNKDGIEEIVIQEFYGRIFVLSKSDSDNTYSVAQSIQGEFRAFGLGDLSGDGEVELVTNSPLGFDDEFKGVSVYSYQSSFTKTADYQGSFYLPNILIGDLNNDQSNDVLLSNTGSVYKYLNFDGQSLVQYEMPAPTPGYPQYAFDFNMDQKVDFITEKGQVLISDGSNYVEQGAAENQSVNTSMETFVSDLEGDGDLDLVLFEQVAGITTFVNTTIDQDFSGLWFNPLQNGHGLQVEEVISNGVPQVNLAWYVYDQGEPMWVTGVGPVVGNSATIPLAITTGASFGAAFNSSDVELEAWGNMTLTFTDKHKLNMAWDGSTYGFSQGEMALERLSVLSGNVKNQTGIKTCHTGSWYNPSENGHGFLVQVIASEVDRMILTWFTYHNGEQYWMIADGNIEGDTAVLNAYSASGPNFPPDYITQDYNPKLWGQITFKIQDDETAHVSWQPELGGFEAGSLSVNKLTYIDRYRCH; encoded by the coding sequence ATGAATAAACAATTACCTTTACTTGCCTTATTAAGCAGCACCTTTGTCTTTGCCCAAGAAGACACCTTAAAAGCCAATGCCAAATACACACAATACAGTCGTGCCACATCAGTCAAATCAGCTGATATGAATGGTGATGAATTAAATGACATTGTTATTGCATCTGACCACTTTACCGGCGTTTCAATATACTTAAACCAGGGCGGAATGAAGTTTATTCTGGATACTAAGTTTAACCAACAACAATTTGCAGGTGGATTTAGTATAAAAGATTTTGACAATGATGGTGATTTCGATATTTGGGTAACAGAAAGTTTTGGTGAAAATGACTCGGCACAAAACACCATTTATTTGAATGATGGTACAGGAGGTTTTGATAAAACATTAATTTCTGTGAAAGAAAATTACTCTCAAAGAAATGCACAGGTTCATTCAGGGGATTTTGATGGGAATGGTACTGAAGATGTTTTGGTGGTATATGACCAGTATTTAGGAAGTGCAGACCTATTTATTAACAGAGGTTCAGGACAGTTTTCGCAGAAAGAAACAGGGTTTTCTGATGTATTTGAAGATGCTTTGAATGTTGATCTGGGAGACTTTGATGGTGATGGCGACATTGATATTTGGTCAGCAAATGATTGGGTAACCGTCTATTTAAATAATGGAACAGCAGGGTTTGATGTTGAAAACCCAGTAACAGGCTTGGCGTCTACTCCTTATCATGGTCGCTTTATTTTAAAGGATATTAATAATGATGGTTTGATTGACTTTCAAACCTTTTCTACTCAGTACATGTTACCTCGATACATCAATAAAGGAAATGGTGTGTTTGAATCAGGGTCTGTTGCTGGATATTTCGGATATCCTGGGATTCAAAATGGCGTGTTTTTGGATGTAGATTCTGATGGTGATTTAGATTTGTGGTACACACATGAGTTAGATTTAAGGTCAAGAGTCATAAAAACATCAGCATCAGGTGCAGTGGATTACTCTTTAGATGAAATTTATTTTGATGACAGTCAGGTCTTTCACTCGGTAGCCAGTGACTTCGATGGTGACGGTGATGAAGATGTTATTTCTGTTGGCTATCATGGTTTGAGTGTGTGGAAGCAAGTGGCTCCTGAACAGTTTGAAAAAATGAGTCAAGCTGACATAAATGGAAAATGGGGTGTGTTCAGGAATACAGCTTTGCTTGATATGAATAATGACGGAAACAAAGATTTGATCTTAGTGGGTGACAGTGGTATCAAGGTGGCTGAAGGGCGTGGTAGAACAGGTTTTGGCCCACTTCAGTCCTGGACTGAGCATGTTGTTTCTGCATTTCATGCAACAGATATAAATAAAGATGGTTGGGGTGATTTAGTCGTAATTGATAAAAGTAAGGGAGCCTATCTATTAATAAATGATAAAAACAACAGTTTTGAACAGTTTGAACTTAGTTTACCTGGTCAGTTGGATTGGTCGGACCCATTTTCTAATAATATGATTCCAGCAGACCCATTTAAAGTTAAGGCATTTGATTTAAATAAAGATGGTATTGAGGAAATTGTCATTCAGGAGTTTTATGGACGCATTTTTGTGTTGTCAAAATCTGATTCTGATAACACCTACAGTGTGGCACAATCAATACAAGGTGAGTTTAGGGCTTTTGGATTGGGTGATTTAAGTGGTGATGGAGAGGTTGAATTAGTTACAAATTCACCATTAGGCTTTGATGATGAGTTTAAAGGTGTTTCAGTTTATTCATACCAAAGCAGTTTTACAAAAACCGCTGACTATCAAGGCAGTTTTTATCTCCCTAATATATTGATTGGTGACCTGAATAACGATCAAAGCAATGACGTGTTATTATCAAACACAGGCTCTGTTTATAAGTATTTAAATTTTGACGGTCAGTCTTTAGTCCAATACGAAATGCCTGCACCCACACCTGGTTACCCTCAATATGCTTTTGACTTTAACATGGACCAAAAAGTTGATTTTATTACTGAAAAAGGACAAGTTTTAATCAGTGATGGATCTAATTATGTTGAACAAGGTGCAGCGGAAAATCAAAGCGTAAATACATCGATGGAAACATTTGTTTCTGATTTAGAGGGTGATGGCGATTTAGATTTGGTATTGTTTGAACAAGTGGCTGGAATCACTACTTTTGTAAACACCACTATTGACCAAGATTTCAGTGGTTTGTGGTTTAACCCACTTCAAAATGGTCATGGGCTTCAGGTTGAAGAAGTGATCTCAAATGGTGTGCCGCAAGTTAATTTGGCTTGGTATGTATACGACCAGGGTGAACCGATGTGGGTAACTGGTGTCGGCCCAGTTGTGGGTAATTCTGCCACAATTCCACTGGCTATTACCACAGGTGCCAGTTTTGGTGCGGCATTCAACAGCAGTGATGTTGAATTAGAAGCATGGGGTAATATGACCTTAACCTTCACAGATAAACACAAACTGAATATGGCCTGGGATGGATCAACCTATGGGTTTTCTCAAGGTGAAATGGCACTTGAAAGGTTATCTGTGCTCAGTGGTAATGTAAAAAACCAAACAGGTATCAAAACCTGTCACACAGGCTCTTGGTATAACCCTTCTGAAAACGGTCATGGGTTCTTAGTACAAGTCATAGCAAGTGAAGTTGATCGCATGATATTGACCTGGTTTACCTACCATAACGGTGAACAATACTGGATGATTGCAGATGGTAACATAGAAGGTGATACGGCGGTTTTGAATGCCTATTCAGCTTCAGGGCCAAACTTTCCACCCGACTATATTACCCAAGATTATAACCCTAAATTATGGGGTCAAATCACTTTCAAAATACAAGATGACGAAACAGCTCATGTTTCCTGGCAGCCAGAATTAGGTGGCTTTGAAGCCGGCTCATTATCAGTTAATAAGCTGACTTATATTGACCGATATCGTTGTCATTAA
- a CDS encoding GFA family protein, whose translation MFTHGKPSKFSTTGGSGKPHDNYFCKKCGSAIYSVYHAAPPQFCFIRIIG comes from the coding sequence GTGTTTACACATGGAAAGCCATCAAAGTTTTCCACAACTGGTGGCAGCGGTAAGCCACATGATAATTATTTTTGTAAAAAGTGTGGCAGTGCGATTTATAGCGTCTATCATGCTGCACCGCCTCAGTTTTGTTTCATCAGGATCATTGGATGA
- a CDS encoding demethoxyubiquinone hydroxylase family protein, producing MIYKDSNNHIPTATKILKVNHAGEFGAVCIYRAQIWVCTIFNRKMLPVLNDFIVDERRHLQVFDEEISRRNGVRCKSYYFCGLGGYFLGFVSSLLGTQGIKSCTFAVEHTVVSHLKEQLKYLKQVDDVHAFEAVSSILADEESHRDYGSEGLESTRLVKFLSYVVKGVTTGVIKFGMR from the coding sequence GTGATTTACAAAGACAGTAACAACCACATTCCGACAGCGACTAAAATTTTGAAAGTCAATCATGCGGGTGAGTTTGGTGCTGTTTGTATTTACCGCGCTCAAATTTGGGTTTGTACTATCTTTAACCGCAAAATGTTACCCGTGCTGAATGATTTTATTGTGGATGAACGTCGGCATTTACAGGTGTTTGATGAAGAAATCAGTCGCAGGAATGGCGTTCGATGTAAAAGCTATTATTTTTGTGGTTTAGGTGGTTATTTTCTGGGGTTCGTTTCATCCCTGTTGGGTACTCAGGGAATAAAATCTTGCACATTTGCTGTCGAGCATACGGTGGTGTCACATTTAAAAGAGCAGCTAAAGTACTTAAAACAGGTTGATGATGTACATGCCTTTGAAGCTGTATCTTCTATTTTAGCTGATGAAGAAAGCCACAGAGATTATGGGTCAGAAGGGCTTGAGAGCACTCGATTGGTCAAATTCTTAAGTTATGTTGTCAAAGGCGTTACTACTGGAGTCATTAAGTTTGGAATGAGATGA
- a CDS encoding GtrA family protein, which yields MLIRYGLVGVAATIAHFGTGLLLHEKLGWLAFWAHATGFVGGLLTAYAGHYYFTFKDDQAHQKRFPKFVVSSLTALFLHQGGVYLFVHQWGWDYKTLAGPVLMVSVPVVTFVMAKFWVFAPQKPE from the coding sequence ATGCTAATCCGATATGGTCTGGTCGGTGTGGCGGCAACCATAGCGCACTTTGGTACCGGACTGCTTTTGCATGAAAAACTGGGGTGGTTGGCCTTTTGGGCACATGCAACGGGGTTTGTTGGTGGCTTACTCACGGCCTATGCGGGGCACTATTATTTCACATTCAAAGACGATCAAGCACACCAGAAACGGTTTCCAAAATTTGTCGTCAGCTCTTTAACCGCACTGTTTTTACATCAGGGAGGTGTTTACCTTTTTGTTCATCAATGGGGTTGGGATTACAAAACATTGGCTGGCCCGGTTCTGATGGTTTCGGTTCCTGTGGTGACTTTTGTGATGGCCAAGTTTTGGGTTTTTGCACCTCAGAAACCGGAATAA
- a CDS encoding Rieske (2Fe-2S) protein: protein MKYKLAKLIDIPLNGWSEHSIQTNNGFVSVMIKRLATEWTAFVNECPHQGRRMDYAENAFLETPEHYLVCPAHGATFEIVDGECKTGPCVGQSLKKLTVEIDNKDVYVWFR from the coding sequence ATGAAATATAAACTGGCAAAATTAATTGATATTCCTTTGAATGGCTGGAGCGAACACAGCATTCAAACCAACAATGGATTTGTGTCAGTGATGATTAAAAGGTTAGCTACAGAGTGGACCGCTTTTGTCAATGAGTGCCCGCACCAAGGAAGGCGCATGGACTATGCTGAAAATGCTTTTTTGGAAACACCTGAGCATTATTTGGTTTGCCCGGCACACGGTGCCACATTTGAAATTGTCGATGGCGAATGTAAAACTGGCCCTTGTGTTGGGCAATCATTGAAAAAATTAACTGTAGAAATAGACAACAAGGACGTCTATGTTTGGTTTAGGTAA
- the hemE gene encoding uroporphyrinogen decarboxylase, with protein sequence MTLKNDLFLRALRREKTERTPVWLMRQAGRYLPEYRKVRAEAGDFMTLASTPEMACEVTIQPLERFPLDAAIIFSDILTIPDAMGLDLYFVQGEGPKFKNPITCAADIEKLPVPDAEDLQYVMDAISLTTKTLDGRVPLIGFSGSPWTLLTYMLENGGSKAYAKSKALLYKTPELAHQLLDKLARSIVKYLIGQIESGASAVQIFDSWGGVLSPADFQQFSLKYMQQIVDGLKQAGYGETPVILFSKGANRSLNALANTGCHGLGVDWTINIDEALQLTEGRVALQGNLDPATLYASDEFIDQSVKRVIDCYGDQPGHIFNMGHGMQPDMEPEKVAVLVDAVRKYSTR encoded by the coding sequence ATACCGTAAAGTCCGTGCAGAAGCAGGAGACTTTATGACCTTGGCCAGCACGCCTGAAATGGCTTGTGAAGTCACCATCCAGCCTTTGGAACGATTTCCTTTGGATGCGGCCATTATATTTTCAGACATCCTAACCATACCTGATGCCATGGGCTTGGATTTGTATTTTGTTCAAGGAGAAGGGCCAAAATTCAAAAACCCAATCACCTGTGCTGCCGACATTGAAAAATTACCAGTTCCTGACGCTGAAGATTTGCAGTACGTTATGGATGCGATTTCTTTAACCACCAAAACATTGGATGGCCGCGTTCCTTTGATTGGGTTTTCTGGCAGTCCTTGGACATTGTTGACATACATGTTGGAAAATGGTGGAAGTAAAGCGTATGCCAAATCAAAAGCCTTGCTGTATAAAACACCAGAGTTGGCACACCAATTATTAGATAAATTGGCACGTTCCATTGTGAAATATTTAATAGGTCAAATAGAAAGCGGCGCATCAGCTGTACAAATTTTTGACAGCTGGGGTGGGGTATTGAGCCCCGCTGATTTCCAGCAGTTTTCATTGAAATACATGCAACAAATTGTCGATGGTTTAAAACAAGCTGGCTATGGCGAAACACCTGTAATTTTGTTCAGCAAAGGCGCTAATCGGAGTTTAAATGCCTTGGCCAATACCGGTTGCCATGGCTTGGGTGTCGACTGGACCATCAACATTGATGAAGCTTTACAGTTGACTGAGGGCAGGGTGGCTTTACAAGGTAACTTAGATCCTGCCACCTTGTATGCTTCTGATGAGTTTATTGATCAATCAGTCAAACGAGTGATAGATTGTTATGGTGATCAGCCCGGACATATTTTTAATATGGGTCATGGGATGCAACCCGATATGGAGCCTGAGAAGGTCGCTGTATTGGTAGATGCGGTCAGGAAATATTCAACCCGCTGA